From one Flavobacterium sp. N502536 genomic stretch:
- a CDS encoding shikimate dehydrogenase family protein, which translates to MIDILRRRFGLLGRNISYSFSKGYFTEKFSDEVFAGNSYENFDISEINYFTELVKNNPDLKGLNVTIPYKEQVIPFLDKLSKKAALIGAVNTIKFTKSGKLKGYNTDYYGFKKSLEPLLEPHHKKALILGTGGASKGVAFALDELGILYTFVSREAKENIIDYNLINATTFDNFQIIINCTPVGTIPDTDACPDIPYEFFTDKHIAYDLIYNPAETEFLKRAKKKGAIIKNGYDMLIFQAEKAWKIWNK; encoded by the coding sequence ATGATTGATATTTTAAGAAGACGTTTTGGCTTGCTAGGCCGTAATATTAGTTACTCTTTTTCAAAAGGATATTTTACAGAAAAATTTAGCGATGAAGTTTTTGCCGGCAACAGCTACGAAAATTTCGACATTTCTGAAATCAATTATTTCACCGAATTAGTGAAAAACAATCCCGATTTAAAAGGTTTAAATGTTACAATTCCTTATAAAGAACAAGTCATTCCATTCTTAGACAAGCTATCCAAAAAAGCAGCCTTAATTGGTGCTGTCAACACTATTAAGTTTACCAAAAGCGGGAAATTAAAAGGATACAACACCGATTATTACGGCTTCAAAAAGTCATTAGAACCTTTATTAGAACCGCATCATAAAAAAGCATTGATTCTGGGAACAGGTGGAGCCTCAAAAGGGGTCGCTTTTGCGCTGGATGAGTTAGGTATACTCTATACTTTTGTTTCGAGAGAAGCCAAAGAAAACATCATCGATTATAACTTAATCAATGCGACTACTTTTGATAATTTCCAGATCATCATCAACTGTACGCCTGTAGGAACAATTCCTGACACTGACGCTTGCCCTGATATTCCGTACGAGTTTTTTACAGACAAACATATCGCTTATGACTTAATTTATAATCCGGCAGAAACCGAGTTTTTAAAAAGAGCTAAGAAAAAGGGTGCCATCATAAAAAACGGCTACGATATGCTTATTTTTCAGGCAGAAAAAGCATGGAAAATCTGGAACAAATAA
- a CDS encoding tetratricopeptide repeat protein: protein MQLSNEEEDYNLSLSKFESMLKTNKVLFFDSEEFEEIILHYLDIGKANLAKKALKLALDQHPKSTGLKLVQVEMLVYDDKLEIAEKLLNELYAIEPNNEEIYIQKANICSKRDQHEKAVELLKIALQFTDDYADVYNLIGMEYLFMDNLEMAKDSFIKCLEEDLEDQSALYNVVYCFEFLDQNQEAIVYLNNYINKNPYSEIAWHQLGRLHYGVKEYENAIRAFDYATLIDDEFLGAFMEKAKAYERLKKYNEAIESYNRTIELDDATSYALLRIGKCYEKLGNSAKALQYYNQTVHEDPLLDKGWIAITDFHVRQKNFQKALFFVNKALAIDNQNRLYWKRYATINKQMNFFEEAEFGYRKAVEFGDYALDTWLFWVDILQFLGEFESAIQTLLQATEYFPEENEIEYRLAGLYFMIQDTTKAKFHLSNGLRLNFDNYILIEDLFPVVWSKKTVQNYIEKHRK, encoded by the coding sequence ATGCAATTAAGCAACGAAGAAGAAGATTATAACCTATCCCTATCCAAATTTGAGTCGATGTTAAAAACTAACAAAGTACTCTTTTTTGATTCTGAAGAATTCGAAGAAATTATTCTTCATTATTTAGACATAGGTAAGGCTAATTTAGCAAAGAAGGCCTTAAAACTTGCATTAGACCAACACCCAAAATCTACAGGCTTAAAATTAGTACAAGTAGAAATGCTGGTTTACGACGATAAACTGGAAATCGCCGAAAAACTCTTAAATGAGTTGTATGCAATTGAACCGAATAACGAGGAAATTTACATCCAGAAAGCCAATATCTGTTCTAAGAGAGATCAACACGAGAAAGCGGTAGAATTGCTTAAGATTGCCCTGCAATTTACAGATGATTACGCCGACGTGTACAACCTGATTGGAATGGAGTATCTTTTTATGGATAACCTCGAGATGGCAAAAGACAGCTTCATCAAATGTCTTGAAGAAGACTTAGAAGATCAGTCTGCTCTTTACAACGTGGTGTATTGTTTTGAATTTTTAGATCAAAACCAGGAAGCCATTGTGTATCTTAACAATTATATCAACAAAAACCCGTATAGCGAAATTGCCTGGCACCAGCTTGGACGTTTGCATTATGGTGTAAAAGAATACGAAAACGCCATTCGCGCTTTTGATTATGCAACGCTGATTGACGATGAGTTTTTGGGCGCTTTCATGGAAAAAGCAAAAGCTTACGAACGTTTAAAAAAATACAACGAAGCTATCGAAAGCTACAACCGTACTATCGAACTTGACGATGCCACTTCCTATGCTTTATTGCGTATTGGAAAATGCTATGAAAAACTCGGAAATTCGGCAAAAGCGTTACAATACTACAATCAAACAGTACATGAGGATCCGCTTTTAGACAAAGGATGGATCGCCATTACAGACTTTCATGTACGCCAGAAAAATTTTCAAAAAGCCCTGTTTTTTGTCAACAAAGCACTTGCAATCGACAATCAAAATCGTTTGTACTGGAAACGTTATGCAACGATCAACAAACAAATGAACTTTTTTGAAGAAGCTGAATTTGGATACCGAAAAGCGGTTGAATTTGGAGATTACGCTTTGGACACCTGGTTATTCTGGGTTGACATTTTGCAGTTTCTGGGTGAATTTGAAAGTGCCATTCAGACCCTGCTGCAGGCCACTGAATATTTCCCGGAAGAAAACGAAATCGAATACCGATTGGCAGGATTGTATTTCATGATTCAGGACACTACCAAAGCTAAATTTCATTTGAGTAATGGTTTGCGTTTAAACTTTGATAATTACATTTTAATCGAAGATTTATTTCCGGTAGTATGGTCGAAAAAAACGGTTCAAAATTACATTGAAAAACACAGAAAATAA
- a CDS encoding aspartate aminotransferase family protein: MNPDFIKYQAQTSPYPLGMEVSHAIGSYIYDTNDKKYLDFVAGVSACTLGHQHPRVNQAIKDQLDKYSHVMVYGEYSQSPAVQYCKLMASLLPESLSKTYLVNSGTEAIEGALKLAKRTTGRSQLISCHNAYHGNTMGSMSVMGFEERKQAFRPLLPDVDFITFNNEEDLQKITTRTAAILLETIQGGAGFIEPHNNFLQKVRKRCDEVGALMIVDEIQPGFGRTGKLFGFQNYDVVPDIVVMGKGMGGGMPVGAFTASAEKMDLLTENPKLGHITTFGGHPVIASACLATLQELTETNIMQEALEKEKLFRSLLVHPLIKEVRGKGLMLAAMTETAEITNEVILNCQDKGLILFWLLFEGCAIRITPPLTISEEEIKEGCAIILEVMDEILKKKQQV, translated from the coding sequence ATGAATCCAGATTTTATAAAATACCAGGCACAAACTTCACCATACCCATTGGGAATGGAGGTTTCACACGCCATTGGCTCGTACATTTACGACACTAACGATAAAAAATATTTAGATTTTGTAGCAGGTGTTTCTGCCTGTACACTTGGGCATCAGCACCCGAGAGTCAATCAGGCCATTAAGGATCAGCTCGACAAGTATTCGCATGTGATGGTTTATGGCGAATATTCTCAAAGTCCGGCGGTACAATATTGCAAACTAATGGCTTCGCTCCTGCCTGAATCTTTAAGCAAAACGTATTTGGTTAACTCAGGAACAGAAGCGATTGAAGGCGCATTAAAACTAGCCAAACGAACAACAGGCCGCAGCCAGCTCATTTCCTGCCACAATGCCTATCATGGCAATACTATGGGATCTATGAGTGTTATGGGCTTTGAAGAGCGCAAACAGGCCTTCAGACCCCTGCTGCCGGATGTTGATTTTATTACCTTCAATAACGAAGAAGATTTACAAAAAATAACGACCAGAACTGCTGCAATATTATTAGAAACCATTCAGGGAGGTGCCGGATTTATTGAACCTCACAACAATTTTCTTCAAAAAGTCAGAAAGCGTTGTGATGAAGTTGGTGCCCTGATGATCGTTGACGAAATCCAGCCTGGTTTTGGCCGAACGGGAAAACTATTTGGCTTTCAGAATTACGATGTCGTTCCGGATATTGTAGTGATGGGAAAAGGAATGGGAGGCGGAATGCCCGTAGGTGCTTTTACAGCTTCGGCAGAAAAAATGGATCTTTTGACCGAAAATCCGAAACTGGGACATATTACCACTTTTGGAGGCCACCCTGTCATTGCGTCAGCCTGCCTGGCTACTTTGCAGGAATTAACTGAAACAAACATAATGCAGGAGGCTTTAGAAAAAGAAAAACTCTTCAGATCGCTTTTGGTACATCCTTTGATAAAGGAAGTTAGAGGAAAAGGACTAATGCTTGCCGCGATGACCGAAACTGCCGAAATAACCAATGAAGTTATTTTAAACTGTCAGGACAAAGGGCTTATATTATTCTGGTTGCTTTTTGAAGGATGCGCCATAAGAATAACACCTCCATTAACCATTTCTGAAGAAGAAATCAAAGAAGGCTGTGCCATAATTTTAGAGGTTATGGATGAAATCCTGAAAAAGAAACAACAAGTTTAA
- a CDS encoding OstA-like protein has protein sequence MKKLLFFISYCLLFLSVQVLFAQKPKTIIVENADFQEINENEIPGALLLIGNVKVNHDGVVLTCNRAYFFQKENYLKAFGNVQLVQGDTLFLNSKYAEYSGNVKKAFATGDAVMSSPDATLSTDTINFDRNIQQVFYNTKGTIINKDNTLVSKSGRYYVAEKKFQFLTAVTITNPKYVIKSNHLDYYSNSGHSYLLGPSTITSKANYIYTERGFYDTKKNLAHFLRKSYIKYDDRLIEGDSLYYNRNIEFASATRNVKITDSINRGIVKGHYAEIYKLKDSMFVTKRAVAINLVEKDSVYIHGKKLMVTGKEGERILRAYNNVRFYKIDMSGKCDSIHSNSKTALTKLIGNPILWNGESQITGDVMHLIGDKNTQKLDSLKVLNNTFIVSRDTLGTGYNQVKGLNLFGKFKEGKLHDVDVIKNTEVIYYMRNDDNELIGINKNVSSKINLIIENNDIETITFFNKVDGDVYPEADLPENARKLKGLRWRGDERIKSKDDIFTAEDNEMNDKLVQEGKDEEAKDKDTPIKVRKETLDYDKKKPAVKKTTNAKSKK, from the coding sequence TTGAAGAAATTACTATTTTTCATATCCTATTGTTTGCTTTTTTTAAGCGTACAAGTCCTTTTTGCTCAAAAACCTAAAACAATAATTGTTGAAAATGCTGATTTTCAAGAAATCAACGAAAACGAAATCCCGGGTGCTTTACTATTAATTGGAAACGTAAAAGTAAATCACGATGGCGTTGTGCTTACCTGTAATCGCGCTTATTTTTTTCAAAAAGAAAACTATCTAAAAGCCTTTGGAAATGTACAATTAGTGCAAGGTGACACCTTGTTTCTAAACAGTAAATATGCCGAATACAGCGGAAATGTAAAAAAAGCCTTTGCAACCGGGGATGCCGTAATGAGTTCTCCCGATGCCACTTTAAGCACCGATACCATAAACTTTGACCGAAATATTCAACAGGTATTCTACAACACAAAAGGTACTATCATCAACAAAGACAATACACTGGTTAGTAAATCGGGAAGGTATTATGTTGCCGAGAAAAAATTTCAATTCTTAACTGCCGTTACCATTACCAACCCAAAATATGTTATAAAATCGAACCATTTGGATTATTATAGCAATTCAGGACACTCTTATTTACTTGGTCCTTCCACCATTACCAGTAAAGCCAATTACATTTATACCGAAAGAGGCTTTTATGATACCAAGAAAAATTTGGCGCATTTTCTGCGGAAATCCTATATCAAATACGATGACCGTCTCATAGAAGGCGATAGTTTGTACTACAATCGAAATATCGAATTTGCCTCTGCGACCCGAAATGTAAAAATCACAGACTCCATCAATCGGGGGATTGTAAAAGGCCATTATGCCGAAATTTACAAACTTAAAGATTCAATGTTCGTGACCAAAAGAGCGGTAGCCATAAATCTGGTCGAAAAAGATTCGGTTTATATTCATGGAAAAAAACTGATGGTGACCGGAAAAGAAGGCGAGCGTATTTTACGAGCTTACAACAACGTGCGTTTTTACAAAATAGACATGAGTGGAAAATGTGATTCTATTCATTCGAATTCTAAAACCGCTTTGACAAAACTGATTGGAAATCCAATTCTTTGGAACGGAGAAAGTCAGATTACCGGAGATGTAATGCACCTTATTGGCGATAAAAATACCCAAAAACTGGACTCTTTAAAAGTCCTCAACAACACCTTTATTGTCTCACGGGATACCCTCGGAACCGGCTACAATCAGGTCAAGGGACTCAATTTGTTTGGAAAATTCAAGGAAGGAAAACTACACGATGTCGACGTGATCAAAAACACTGAGGTGATCTATTACATGCGCAATGACGACAATGAGTTAATCGGAATCAACAAAAATGTAAGCAGTAAAATCAATCTGATCATAGAAAACAATGATATTGAAACCATTACTTTTTTCAACAAAGTAGACGGTGACGTATATCCTGAAGCCGATTTACCTGAAAATGCCCGTAAACTAAAAGGCTTACGTTGGCGAGGCGACGAACGAATAAAGTCGAAAGACGATATTTTTACCGCTGAAGACAATGAAATGAACGATAAATTAGTCCAGGAAGGAAAAGACGAAGAGGCTAAAGATAAAGATACTCCAATAAAAGTCAGAAAAGAAACGCTGGATTACGACAAAAAGAAACCCGCGGTGAAGAAAACTACTAATGCTAAGAGTAAAAAATAG
- a CDS encoding alpha-amylase family protein, whose product MINKKIFVAGMSAVLLFSACKTKDLKMNASKEEVAKENKIVVYQVFTRLFGNKNTTNKPWGTIEENGVGKFNDFTDKALHEIKDLGVTHIWYTGVPHHALVGDYKVYGISDDDPEVVKGRAGSPYAVKDYYNVNPDLAVNPANRLQEFEALIKRTHQVGLKLIIDIVPNHIARKYEGKSNPVGVKDFGAADDVHVEYKRDNNFYYIPNNHFEIPDGDIPLNGEKNVLVNGVFDENPAKWTGNGSRKVKPDQNDWYETVKVNYGIRPDGSKDFAELPAGFDQKSYQEHFAFWKDKDVPDSWKKFRSIALYWIDKGVDGFRYDMAEMVPYEFWSYMNSAIKMKNPNAFLLAEVYNPNEYRNYIRLGKMDYLYDKVETYDKLKDIIRGKSLPDELSDIQKRMADIEHHMLHFLDNHDEQRLASPEFAGTPERGKPLMVVSATISTAPTMIYFGQEVGEAANENAGFGTRSRTSIFDYIGVPNHQRWMNNGKFDGGQLSDSEKNLRDFYKRLLNFLITSPALMGDFQEIQSINRQNTPHYDDLIYSYVRWSANQKLIIVTNFSSEKTSEFELKIPSDIIAKWNLKEGICELKDQLYEKSVVYLKVNNGEGVVKVKIAPSESFIYELK is encoded by the coding sequence ATGATAAATAAGAAAATTTTTGTTGCAGGAATGTCTGCCGTCCTGTTGTTTTCAGCATGTAAAACCAAAGATCTAAAAATGAACGCAAGTAAAGAAGAGGTTGCTAAAGAGAATAAGATTGTGGTGTATCAGGTCTTCACGCGTTTGTTCGGGAATAAAAATACCACCAATAAACCCTGGGGGACTATTGAAGAGAACGGTGTTGGAAAATTTAATGATTTTACCGACAAAGCACTTCATGAAATCAAAGATTTAGGAGTAACCCATATTTGGTACACGGGTGTCCCGCATCACGCATTGGTTGGGGATTATAAAGTCTATGGGATTTCGGATGATGATCCAGAGGTGGTAAAAGGCCGTGCCGGATCTCCGTATGCGGTAAAAGATTATTACAATGTTAACCCCGATTTAGCAGTGAATCCGGCAAACCGATTGCAGGAATTTGAGGCTTTAATCAAACGTACACATCAGGTGGGATTAAAGCTGATTATTGACATTGTACCCAATCACATTGCACGGAAATACGAAGGAAAAAGCAATCCGGTCGGAGTGAAGGATTTTGGCGCTGCTGATGATGTCCATGTGGAGTACAAACGAGATAATAACTTTTACTATATCCCAAACAATCATTTTGAAATTCCGGATGGAGATATTCCGTTGAACGGAGAGAAAAATGTTCTTGTGAATGGTGTGTTTGATGAGAATCCTGCAAAATGGACGGGAAATGGCTCGCGAAAAGTAAAACCGGACCAAAATGACTGGTATGAGACGGTGAAAGTAAATTACGGAATCCGTCCTGATGGTTCAAAGGATTTTGCTGAACTGCCTGCCGGATTTGATCAAAAATCGTATCAGGAGCATTTTGCTTTTTGGAAGGACAAAGACGTTCCGGATTCCTGGAAGAAATTCAGGTCGATCGCTTTGTATTGGATCGATAAAGGAGTAGATGGTTTTCGCTATGATATGGCCGAGATGGTTCCGTACGAATTTTGGAGTTATATGAACTCGGCGATCAAAATGAAAAATCCAAATGCTTTTTTATTGGCAGAAGTATACAATCCGAATGAGTATCGCAATTACATCCGTTTAGGAAAAATGGATTATCTGTACGATAAAGTGGAGACTTATGATAAGCTGAAAGATATTATTCGCGGAAAATCGTTGCCAGATGAGTTGTCGGATATTCAAAAAAGAATGGCAGATATTGAACATCATATGCTTCATTTTTTAGACAATCATGACGAACAGCGCCTAGCGAGTCCTGAATTTGCGGGAACTCCGGAACGCGGAAAACCTTTAATGGTAGTCTCGGCAACCATTAGTACGGCGCCAACGATGATTTATTTCGGACAAGAGGTAGGAGAGGCAGCAAATGAAAATGCTGGTTTTGGAACCCGCTCCCGAACCTCAATATTTGATTATATCGGCGTACCAAATCATCAGCGCTGGATGAATAACGGAAAATTTGACGGAGGACAGCTTTCAGATTCAGAGAAAAACCTTCGCGATTTTTACAAGAGATTGTTAAACTTCTTGATTACGAGTCCAGCTTTGATGGGGGACTTTCAGGAAATTCAAAGTATAAACCGTCAGAATACGCCCCATTACGATGATTTGATTTATTCGTATGTGCGCTGGTCGGCGAATCAAAAGCTAATAATAGTGACTAATTTTTCTTCCGAAAAAACAAGTGAATTTGAGTTGAAGATTCCTTCGGATATTATTGCAAAATGGAATTTGAAGGAGGGAATCTGCGAACTTAAAGACCAGCTGTATGAAAAGAGTGTCGTGTACTTGAAAGTGAATAATGGAGAAGGAGTTGTGAAAGTTAAAATAGCGCCTTCTGAGTCATTTATTTATGAGTTGAAGTAG
- a CDS encoding superoxide dismutase → MKNNIVRFSILASFFLLFSCNDNKLTEVVEVPLPTKEEKITIGSPNDVKADPGSFEMTKLPFAYDALAPAIRTLTLETHYSKHYLTYTNNFNKEIVNTEFENMPIEDILKKMDLSNAKLRQNAGGYYNHTLYFNILTPKELTPKDTLAGSINKEFGSLSNLTSQFKGQATKQFGSGWVWLVVDRAGKLQVTTTDNQDNPLMKNALIPGTPILGIDLWEHAYYLDYQNRKGSYIDAFYQHINWEKVNEYYVEALKKVKKV, encoded by the coding sequence ATGAAGAATAACATTGTTCGTTTCAGCATTTTAGCTTCATTTTTTCTATTATTTTCTTGTAATGATAATAAGCTAACCGAGGTTGTCGAAGTTCCTTTACCAACAAAAGAAGAAAAAATTACGATTGGATCACCAAATGATGTCAAAGCGGACCCGGGTTCGTTTGAAATGACAAAATTGCCTTTTGCCTACGATGCTTTGGCTCCTGCAATCAGAACACTTACTTTAGAGACACATTATTCAAAACATTATTTGACCTATACCAACAATTTTAATAAAGAAATTGTGAATACGGAGTTTGAAAATATGCCTATCGAAGATATTCTTAAAAAAATGGATCTTAGCAACGCTAAGCTTCGTCAAAATGCAGGTGGCTATTACAATCATACGTTATATTTTAATATCTTGACACCAAAAGAACTAACGCCAAAAGATACTTTGGCAGGTTCGATTAACAAGGAATTTGGCTCTTTGAGCAATCTTACCAGTCAGTTTAAAGGTCAGGCCACAAAACAGTTCGGATCCGGATGGGTTTGGCTGGTAGTCGACAGGGCCGGAAAACTTCAGGTAACTACAACAGACAACCAGGACAATCCTTTGATGAAAAATGCTCTGATTCCCGGAACGCCAATTTTAGGGATCGATCTATGGGAACATGCTTATTATCTGGATTACCAAAATAGAAAAGGAAGTTATATTGATGCTTTTTATCAGCATATTAACTGGGAAAAAGTAAACGAATATTACGTCGAGGCTTTGAAAAAAGTCAAAAAAGTATAA
- a CDS encoding acyl-CoA-binding protein produces the protein MTEKDLDTRFSEAVETALKMTQAALPQDVQLRLYAYYKQATFGTAVYNQSDNFDLRNAFKTNAWMQISHLTADEAKENYIAIINALTSK, from the coding sequence ATGACCGAAAAAGATTTAGATACTCGTTTTTCAGAGGCTGTTGAGACCGCTTTAAAAATGACTCAGGCCGCGCTGCCACAAGACGTGCAGTTAAGGCTTTATGCCTATTACAAACAGGCCACTTTTGGAACAGCGGTGTACAATCAATCGGATAATTTTGATTTACGAAATGCTTTCAAAACAAATGCCTGGATGCAAATAAGTCATTTGACAGCTGATGAGGCTAAAGAAAATTATATCGCAATCATTAATGCATTAACATCAAAATAA
- a CDS encoding phosphatidylserine decarboxylase family protein — MFHKEGGPSILLGTVFAVAVLLIAEKFIDINWLRILVQLAGVLVLIIILQFFRNPKRIAIRNSDHILAPVDGKVVVIEEVYEGEYFKDKRLQVSIFMSPINVHVTRYAMDGIIKFSKYHPGKFLVAWHPKASEENERTTVVIENETFGQVLYRQIAGALARRIVNYAKEGMQVVQGTDAGFIKFGSRVDLFLPLGTPINVVLNQKAIGGKTIIATKA; from the coding sequence ATGTTTCATAAAGAAGGAGGCCCATCTATTTTATTAGGCACTGTTTTCGCAGTAGCTGTACTTTTAATTGCTGAGAAATTCATTGATATCAATTGGCTAAGAATACTAGTTCAGCTAGCTGGTGTATTGGTTTTAATTATCATTTTGCAATTTTTCAGAAATCCAAAAAGAATCGCAATCAGAAACAGCGATCACATTCTTGCTCCGGTAGACGGAAAAGTTGTTGTTATTGAAGAAGTTTACGAAGGGGAATATTTCAAAGACAAACGTCTTCAAGTATCCATCTTTATGTCGCCAATAAACGTACACGTAACCCGTTACGCAATGGACGGTATTATTAAATTCAGCAAATACCACCCTGGAAAGTTTTTGGTAGCCTGGCATCCAAAAGCAAGTGAAGAAAACGAAAGAACAACAGTTGTAATTGAAAACGAAACTTTCGGACAAGTATTATACAGACAAATTGCTGGTGCTTTGGCGCGCAGAATTGTTAATTATGCTAAAGAAGGAATGCAGGTTGTACAAGGAACAGATGCAGGATTTATTAAATTTGGTTCAAGAGTAGATTTATTTTTACCTTTAGGTACTCCAATCAATGTAGTATTAAACCAAAAAGCAATTGGTGGAAAAACCATCATCGCTACAAAAGCTTAA
- a CDS encoding phosphatidate cytidylyltransferase: MNETLKRTISGAVYIALLLTSILFSTESFIILFGIFLIIATYEFCNLVGINKIISILFVSLFYSTVALISFYKAETENYISKTIKENIQITVDTEKLFSVLLIITLIVSVKCIVFLFDDTQIISKSSKYIYLLGYVTLPFLFITKISFGIKDYNPKIIIGLFVLIWTNDTFAYLVGKSMGKHKLFERISPKKTIEGFLGGVVFAAFAGFLISKLYIQPKPDFSTKSILIWMIIALIVSVFGTIGDLIESKFKRVAGVKDSGSIMPGHGGVLDRLDSVIFVAPIIFLFYQILYYVS, from the coding sequence ATGAACGAAACACTCAAGAGAACCATTTCTGGTGCTGTTTATATCGCTTTATTATTAACTTCTATTCTGTTTTCTACCGAAAGCTTTATTATTCTTTTTGGCATTTTTCTAATCATCGCCACTTATGAATTCTGTAATTTAGTTGGAATCAATAAAATAATTTCTATTTTATTTGTTTCTCTTTTCTACAGCACTGTCGCTTTAATTAGTTTTTACAAAGCCGAAACAGAAAATTATATTAGTAAAACCATAAAAGAGAACATTCAAATTACGGTTGATACCGAAAAACTCTTTTCTGTACTGCTTATTATTACCCTGATTGTATCTGTAAAATGCATTGTGTTTTTGTTTGATGACACACAAATCATCAGCAAATCGTCCAAATACATCTATTTACTGGGATATGTCACACTTCCTTTTCTTTTTATCACTAAAATTTCATTCGGAATTAAAGATTACAATCCAAAAATCATCATCGGATTATTCGTTTTGATCTGGACCAATGATACGTTTGCCTATTTAGTGGGGAAATCAATGGGGAAACATAAATTATTTGAACGTATTTCGCCTAAAAAAACGATTGAAGGCTTTCTCGGAGGAGTTGTTTTTGCAGCCTTTGCCGGTTTTTTAATCTCAAAACTATACATACAGCCAAAACCGGATTTTAGTACTAAATCTATTTTAATTTGGATGATTATTGCTTTAATCGTTAGTGTCTTCGGAACGATTGGTGATTTGATTGAATCTAAATTCAAAAGAGTTGCCGGAGTAAAAGACAGCGGTTCCATCATGCCGGGTCACGGAGGTGTATTAGATCGACTAGATAGTGTTATATTTGTAGCACCAATTATATTTTTATTTTATCAAATTTTATACTATGTTTCATAA
- a CDS encoding lactate utilization protein B/C, producing the protein MNFFKKIFGSSDAASDEEHESEYGGNQAPDSHLSIDERFIFNFKKNGGKFLYCENKQEVAEQFENILEENDWFENEVLCYEPALFSLLEENKLLYISPRNPKFLLATCENLIADEGSILFSSKQIRQDKPNELPANIVIIATTSQILSIKSDGLSAIKRKYERDYPTNITTIKYFEKAKEEDFTQYGSVAKNLYLLLLEDL; encoded by the coding sequence ATGAATTTTTTCAAAAAAATATTTGGTTCCAGCGACGCTGCTTCTGACGAGGAACATGAAAGTGAATACGGGGGGAATCAAGCTCCGGACAGTCATTTATCTATTGATGAAAGATTCATTTTCAATTTCAAGAAAAATGGCGGTAAATTCTTGTATTGTGAAAACAAACAAGAAGTTGCAGAACAGTTTGAAAACATCCTGGAAGAAAACGACTGGTTCGAAAATGAGGTTCTGTGTTATGAACCTGCCCTTTTTAGTTTATTGGAAGAAAACAAACTACTTTATATCTCTCCGCGAAATCCAAAATTTTTATTGGCCACCTGCGAGAATCTAATTGCCGATGAAGGCTCTATCTTGTTTTCATCCAAACAAATCAGACAGGATAAACCAAACGAATTACCTGCAAATATTGTCATAATTGCCACAACAAGTCAGATACTTTCGATCAAAAGTGATGGCCTTAGCGCTATCAAACGCAAATACGAAAGAGACTATCCTACTAATATTACCACAATAAAATATTTCGAAAAAGCGAAAGAAGAAGATTTTACACAATACGGAAGTGTTGCCAAAAATCTGTATTTATTGCTCTTAGAAGACCTTTAA
- the rsfS gene encoding ribosome silencing factor, with the protein MAKKTVNNDVLLANIIKGIEEVKGNDIDILDLREIDTAVCDYFVICNGSSNTQVNAIVNSIQKTVSKDLKDKPWHVEGTDNAEWVLMDYVHIVVHVFQKHIREYYNIESLWGDAKITTIENKY; encoded by the coding sequence ATGGCGAAAAAGACTGTTAATAATGATGTTCTATTGGCGAACATAATCAAAGGGATTGAAGAAGTAAAAGGAAATGATATCGATATTCTTGACTTAAGAGAAATAGACACGGCAGTTTGTGACTATTTTGTCATTTGCAACGGAAGTTCAAATACCCAAGTTAATGCCATTGTAAATTCAATTCAAAAAACTGTATCTAAAGACTTAAAAGATAAACCGTGGCACGTAGAAGGAACCGATAATGCTGAATGGGTTCTGATGGATTATGTGCATATCGTAGTACACGTTTTCCAGAAACATATCCGAGAATACTATAATATCGAGAGCCTTTGGGGTGACGCCAAAATAACTACAATCGAAAACAAATACTAA